A stretch of the Sphingomonas sp. CL5.1 genome encodes the following:
- a CDS encoding nucleic acid-binding protein, whose amino-acid sequence MALKAAYEVLLAQGLLVIQRACLTGDYVFWPRLADHFGACDLEWVEASGPGTIYVPTVARRRRMTEKVVPVTQEEGPRMKSCAPGVESARIGATALARLEGPGAARCPPTSMAGHFLAPATAFLGWQDTL is encoded by the coding sequence ATGGCCCTCAAAGCCGCCTACGAGGTGTTGCTGGCCCAAGGGTTGTTGGTGATTCAGCGTGCGTGTCTAACCGGAGACTATGTGTTCTGGCCCCGACTCGCCGATCATTTTGGCGCCTGTGATCTCGAGTGGGTCGAGGCTTCGGGCCCGGGAACCATCTACGTGCCCACCGTCGCGCGCCGGCGGAGGATGACAGAAAAGGTGGTGCCGGTCACGCAGGAGGAAGGCCCGCGGATGAAGTCATGCGCGCCGGGCGTCGAAAGCGCGCGGATCGGCGCCACTGCGCTGGCGCGGCTTGAGGGGCCTGGGGCGGCGCGCTGCCCACCAACATCAATGGCGGGGCATTTCTTGGCCCCAGCGACCGCATTCCTCGGATGGCAAGACACTCTTTGA
- a CDS encoding NAD-dependent succinate-semialdehyde dehydrogenase, whose translation MSVIYPDTQLLINGSWRDGAMKRRSAVYDPATASVIGHYAMAEPADLEEAIQSAGTAFAPWRDAGAYARSGILRRAGVLLRERADQLAELITTEMGKPLIEARAEVMSSADLLDWFAGEGRRAYGQVIPARTPNVTQMVLKQPVGPVAAFTPWNFPMSQLVRKLGPALSVGCTVIAKPPEDTPASPAALARALLDAGLPAGVLNIVFGEPAQIADYLIPHPVIRKVSFTGSVPVGKQLAALAGKHMKRITMELGGHNPVIVCDDANVETAAAAVAGFKVRNAGQVCISPTRVLVQKGIYERFAAALAEHVGKVRVGSGLKPGTSMGPLVSERRLKAVSGMIEEAIQEGAHILASGEATPQPGFFHAPTILTGVSLSSRIQNDEPFGPVAILSPFDTIDEAITEANRLPYGLAAYAFTSSIRNSQRLQTELEVGMLAINHTLLGLPELPLGGVKDSGFGSEGGSEAIDSYLISKLVTQAAI comes from the coding sequence ATGAGCGTGATCTACCCTGACACACAGCTTCTGATCAACGGAAGCTGGAGGGACGGAGCGATGAAGCGCCGCTCTGCCGTCTACGACCCGGCAACGGCCTCGGTGATCGGCCACTATGCCATGGCCGAACCTGCCGACCTCGAAGAGGCGATACAGTCCGCCGGCACTGCCTTTGCCCCCTGGCGCGACGCGGGGGCCTATGCGCGAAGCGGCATCCTGCGCCGCGCGGGCGTTCTTCTGCGCGAGCGTGCCGACCAGCTTGCGGAACTCATCACCACCGAAATGGGCAAGCCCCTGATCGAAGCGCGGGCCGAGGTGATGTCGTCGGCCGACCTGCTCGACTGGTTTGCCGGTGAAGGCCGGCGGGCCTATGGCCAGGTGATCCCGGCACGGACGCCGAACGTGACCCAGATGGTGCTGAAACAGCCCGTGGGCCCGGTCGCCGCCTTCACGCCGTGGAACTTCCCGATGTCGCAACTGGTGCGAAAGCTGGGGCCGGCGCTGTCGGTCGGCTGCACCGTCATCGCCAAGCCGCCCGAGGATACGCCCGCCTCGCCCGCCGCACTTGCGCGGGCGCTGCTGGATGCGGGGCTTCCCGCAGGTGTCCTCAACATCGTCTTCGGCGAACCGGCGCAAATCGCGGACTACCTCATTCCGCATCCGGTGATCCGAAAAGTGTCTTTCACCGGATCGGTTCCGGTGGGCAAGCAGCTTGCGGCCCTGGCCGGCAAGCACATGAAGCGCATCACGATGGAACTGGGCGGCCACAATCCGGTGATCGTCTGTGACGACGCGAACGTCGAGACTGCGGCCGCAGCCGTTGCGGGCTTCAAGGTCCGCAATGCTGGGCAAGTCTGCATCTCTCCGACGCGGGTTCTGGTCCAGAAGGGCATCTACGAGCGTTTCGCGGCGGCGCTGGCCGAACATGTCGGGAAAGTCCGGGTCGGGTCGGGCTTGAAGCCCGGAACCTCGATGGGTCCGCTTGTCAGCGAACGCAGGCTGAAGGCGGTTTCGGGGATGATCGAGGAGGCGATCCAGGAGGGGGCGCATATCCTCGCTTCGGGCGAAGCGACGCCGCAGCCGGGATTCTTTCATGCCCCCACGATCCTTACCGGGGTCAGCCTCTCGTCGCGCATCCAGAACGACGAGCCCTTCGGACCGGTTGCGATCCTGTCGCCCTTCGACACGATCGACGAGGCGATAACCGAGGCGAACCGTCTTCCCTACGGTCTTGCCGCCTATGCATTCACCTCTTCAATCCGCAATTCGCAGCGGCTCCAGACCGAACTGGAAGTTGGCATGCTCGCCATCAACCACACCCTGCTGGGATTGCCAGAATTGCCGCTTGGCGGGGTCAAGGATTCCGGCTTCGGAAGCGAGGGCGGATCGGAAGCCATCGACTCGTATCTGATTTCTAAACTAGTCACTCAGGCGGCAATTTGA
- a CDS encoding alcohol dehydrogenase has product MHCQCVHEFGRPLRSDDRPDLAPQGTEVVLSVTAAGVCHTDLHIRDGGYDLGRGRKLEFAKRGISLPLVMGHETAGKVVATGPDAGNIDTRKTYVVYPWIGCGTCAVCKGGNEQLCGTPKFLGIHVDGGYATQIRVPHPKYLFEIGNMPPETAAPLACSGLTAFGALKKVENTLKDHAPLIIGAGGLGLMCAQLLRAMGAQAPVFVDLDPVKREAALAAGACAAIDPSAPDVVAEIHAAAGGAPLAVIDFVGAETTAELGFNAVSKGGTYVVVGLFGGGAPWSLPLIALKSITIRGSYAGSPGEFAQLMELARKGEISPIPTTRYQLDEAEAVLNRLAEGKIIGRAVLTGVGDYLPEAADQRVR; this is encoded by the coding sequence ATGCATTGTCAGTGCGTTCATGAATTCGGCCGGCCCCTCCGTTCGGATGACAGGCCGGATCTAGCCCCGCAGGGAACCGAAGTCGTTCTGTCGGTGACGGCTGCGGGCGTCTGCCATACCGACTTGCACATTCGCGACGGCGGCTATGACCTCGGTCGCGGACGCAAGTTGGAGTTCGCCAAGCGGGGAATCTCGCTGCCTCTCGTGATGGGCCATGAAACTGCGGGCAAGGTCGTTGCCACGGGACCCGATGCCGGTAACATCGACACCCGAAAGACCTATGTGGTCTACCCCTGGATCGGCTGCGGCACCTGTGCGGTCTGCAAGGGCGGGAACGAGCAATTGTGCGGGACCCCGAAATTCCTCGGCATCCATGTAGATGGCGGCTATGCCACGCAAATCCGGGTGCCGCATCCTAAATATCTTTTTGAGATCGGCAACATGCCGCCCGAAACTGCCGCGCCGCTGGCATGTTCAGGGCTTACCGCCTTCGGTGCGCTGAAGAAGGTCGAGAACACGCTGAAGGACCATGCGCCGCTGATCATCGGGGCGGGCGGCTTGGGCCTGATGTGCGCGCAGCTCTTGCGGGCAATGGGTGCACAGGCGCCGGTCTTCGTGGATCTCGATCCCGTCAAGCGCGAAGCAGCCCTTGCGGCGGGCGCCTGCGCGGCGATCGACCCCAGCGCGCCGGACGTGGTGGCGGAGATCCATGCCGCCGCCGGCGGGGCACCCCTCGCCGTGATCGACTTCGTCGGTGCCGAAACGACGGCCGAGCTCGGGTTCAACGCCGTGAGCAAGGGCGGAACCTATGTCGTTGTCGGCCTATTCGGTGGCGGCGCCCCCTGGTCCCTGCCGCTGATCGCGCTGAAATCCATCACGATCCGCGGCAGCTACGCCGGCTCGCCCGGAGAGTTCGCGCAGCTGATGGAGCTTGCCCGCAAGGGTGAGATCAGCCCCATTCCCACGACACGCTACCAGCTGGACGAGGCGGAGGCCGTCCTCAACCGCTTGGCCGAGGGCAAGATCATCGGTCGGGCGGTCTTGACCGGCGTCGGCGATTACCTGCCCGAAGCAGCAGATCAGAGGGTCCGATGA
- a CDS encoding transporter, giving the protein MKTSREIRCCVLMAVGSVAALPTTAAYAQDAQPGDFVTAPAGTQLGLVYYLGSTSDNFVDAKGNDVPASSLDTNVLLLRYVYYFDVAGVRADVNVLQPFGGLHNMRLGGRKIGTKEFTPGDLTLVGTVWPLNDPKKGRYFGIATYLTLPTGDYSATRPGLAANRWSVAIQPGFRFKIAPKWSVDLVGGTTIYGDNHDGAGATTIRKDASYTALGWLNYQASDKTTLSFGGITNRGGAETIGGVKGADVTSTTVRADWSQMLNPTTQFLIEVGHDVEAKNNFKRDATLTLRLAKFF; this is encoded by the coding sequence ATGAAGACCTCGAGGGAAATACGCTGTTGCGTTCTCATGGCGGTCGGGTCGGTCGCGGCATTGCCGACCACCGCCGCATACGCCCAAGACGCACAACCGGGCGATTTTGTGACCGCTCCAGCGGGAACGCAACTCGGACTCGTGTACTATCTTGGCAGCACGTCCGACAACTTCGTGGATGCCAAAGGCAATGATGTGCCTGCATCAAGCCTTGACACGAATGTGCTCCTCCTGCGCTACGTCTATTATTTCGACGTGGCGGGCGTGCGCGCTGACGTGAACGTGCTGCAACCCTTCGGAGGGCTGCACAACATGAGGCTCGGCGGGCGAAAAATCGGCACTAAGGAGTTCACACCCGGAGACTTGACGCTTGTCGGCACAGTCTGGCCACTGAACGATCCCAAGAAGGGCCGATACTTCGGGATTGCCACCTATCTGACGCTTCCCACCGGCGACTATTCGGCTACCAGGCCCGGCCTTGCCGCCAATCGATGGTCCGTAGCCATTCAACCTGGCTTCCGTTTCAAAATTGCCCCCAAGTGGTCGGTCGATCTTGTCGGCGGCACTACGATCTACGGGGACAACCATGATGGCGCTGGTGCGACGACCATCCGGAAGGATGCGAGCTATACTGCGCTCGGCTGGCTGAACTATCAGGCTAGCGACAAGACGACGCTCTCATTCGGGGGCATAACGAACCGCGGTGGGGCGGAAACCATTGGAGGCGTCAAGGGTGCGGACGTGACGTCCACCACGGTGCGGGCGGACTGGTCGCAGATGCTGAATCCGACCACCCAGTTCCTGATAGAAGTCGGTCACGACGTGGAGGCGAAAAACAATTTCAAGCGCGATGCGACATTAACCCTTCGGCTTGCGAAGTTCTTTTAG
- a CDS encoding SDR family NAD(P)-dependent oxidoreductase, translated as MGRVQGKVALVTGGAMGMGRTHSEELAKEGAHVFVTDRETAAGEAVVKGIVAAGGKADFIQHDVTSESDWNSVIAAITKKVGHLDILVNNAGILVLKPAHETTNDEWDSVFNVNVRGVWLGIRACVPLMKGRKASIVNISSIYGIVGAPAAGAYIASKGAVRLLTKSCAVDLIQYGIRVNSVHPGVIDTSMTKDLLHGDAATRKAIMGATLFDRPCLPVEVSKAVLFLASDESSFVHGAELLVDGGYTAN; from the coding sequence ATGGGACGCGTACAAGGAAAGGTGGCGCTGGTTACCGGTGGAGCGATGGGGATGGGCAGGACCCATTCCGAGGAACTCGCCAAAGAGGGCGCTCATGTCTTCGTAACCGACCGCGAAACAGCGGCGGGCGAAGCGGTGGTTAAGGGCATCGTCGCTGCGGGTGGCAAAGCCGACTTCATCCAGCATGACGTGACCAGCGAAAGCGACTGGAACAGCGTGATTGCGGCGATCACCAAGAAAGTGGGCCACCTCGACATCCTTGTCAACAACGCCGGGATACTCGTCCTGAAGCCCGCGCATGAAACCACTAACGACGAATGGGACTCCGTCTTCAATGTCAACGTGCGCGGTGTCTGGCTGGGCATCCGCGCCTGCGTACCCCTGATGAAGGGGCGCAAGGCCTCGATCGTCAACATCTCGTCGATCTACGGAATCGTCGGGGCGCCGGCGGCGGGCGCCTACATCGCGTCGAAGGGTGCGGTGCGGTTGCTGACGAAATCCTGCGCCGTCGATCTGATCCAGTACGGCATCCGCGTGAACTCGGTCCATCCGGGCGTCATCGACACCTCGATGACCAAGGATCTGCTCCACGGGGATGCCGCGACCCGCAAGGCGATCATGGGGGCGACCCTATTCGACCGGCCGTGCCTGCCGGTCGAAGTGTCGAAAGCGGTGCTGTTCCTTGCCTCGGACGAATCGTCCTTCGTGCATGGCGCGGAACTCCTGGTGGACGGTGGCTACACCGCCAACTGA
- a CDS encoding NAD(P)/FAD-dependent oxidoreductase, with the protein MNMNVSKTKGADVDAVVIGAGFGGLYAVHKLRDELGLSVQAYDNGGDVGGTWFWNRYPGALSDTESFCYRFSFDKDLLQQGQWKSRYLTQPEIISYFNDFADRYDIRRSYQFNTSVTATRFDEATSLWSVTTDEGQTITAKYLVTGLGLLSATNTPQFKGIDTFKGNIYHTGAWPEGVDLRGKRVGVVGTGSTGVQVIIALAPVASHLTVFQRSAQYVVPIGNWPEDQAKINDYKARYDDIWKQIRSSAVAFGFHESTVPAISVSEAERERVFEEAWQRGGGFRFMFETFCDIATNQEANDAASNFIKRKIAQIVKDPETARKLMPTDLYAKRPLCGMDYYEVYNRDNVNLVDVKADPIAEFTPKGIKLASGAEHELDIVVFATGFDAVEGNYTKIDMRGRGGVTMNQLWKDGPLGYLGIMECDFPNLFMILGPNGPFTNLVPSIEVQVEWIADTVAMMEAEGRKTIEPKLEARDSWIDTCQTIADMTLFPKAQSWIFGANIPGKKNAVRFYLAGLGAYRTELQKVVDADYATLDFDH; encoded by the coding sequence ATGAACATGAATGTCAGCAAGACCAAGGGCGCTGATGTCGACGCCGTGGTTATCGGCGCGGGTTTTGGGGGACTGTACGCTGTCCACAAGCTCCGCGATGAGCTTGGCCTGTCGGTGCAGGCTTACGACAACGGCGGGGATGTCGGCGGAACTTGGTTCTGGAACCGCTATCCCGGCGCGCTCTCGGATACCGAAAGCTTCTGCTACCGTTTTTCCTTCGACAAGGATCTGCTCCAGCAGGGCCAGTGGAAATCGCGCTATCTGACGCAGCCCGAAATCATCAGCTATTTTAACGATTTTGCCGACCGTTACGATATCCGACGCAGCTATCAGTTCAACACCAGCGTCACGGCCACGCGCTTCGACGAGGCGACGAGTCTGTGGAGCGTGACGACCGACGAGGGCCAGACGATCACCGCGAAATACCTTGTTACCGGGCTTGGGCTGCTTTCGGCCACCAATACCCCGCAGTTCAAGGGCATCGACACGTTCAAGGGCAATATCTACCACACCGGGGCGTGGCCGGAAGGCGTCGACCTCCGCGGCAAGCGCGTCGGCGTCGTTGGCACCGGCTCGACCGGGGTGCAGGTCATCATCGCGCTGGCGCCGGTTGCTAGCCACCTGACGGTGTTCCAGCGGTCGGCTCAGTATGTCGTGCCGATCGGCAACTGGCCGGAGGATCAGGCGAAGATCAATGACTACAAGGCCCGCTACGACGACATCTGGAAGCAGATCAGATCCTCGGCCGTCGCTTTCGGCTTCCACGAAAGCACGGTTCCCGCGATCTCGGTCTCTGAGGCCGAGCGCGAGCGCGTGTTCGAGGAAGCCTGGCAGCGCGGCGGCGGTTTCCGCTTCATGTTCGAGACCTTCTGCGACATCGCCACCAACCAGGAGGCCAACGACGCGGCGTCGAACTTCATAAAGCGCAAGATCGCACAGATCGTGAAGGACCCCGAAACCGCGCGCAAGCTGATGCCGACCGATCTCTATGCCAAGCGCCCGCTCTGCGGAATGGACTACTACGAAGTCTACAACCGCGACAACGTCAACCTGGTGGATGTGAAGGCGGATCCGATCGCCGAGTTCACCCCGAAGGGCATCAAGCTGGCCAGCGGTGCGGAGCATGAACTGGATATCGTGGTCTTTGCAACGGGTTTCGATGCGGTGGAAGGCAACTACACCAAGATCGACATGCGCGGCAGGGGTGGAGTGACGATGAACCAGCTGTGGAAGGATGGCCCGCTTGGCTACTTGGGAATCATGGAATGCGATTTCCCCAACCTGTTCATGATCCTTGGCCCCAACGGGCCGTTCACCAACCTGGTGCCCAGCATCGAGGTGCAAGTCGAATGGATCGCCGACACTGTGGCAATGATGGAAGCTGAGGGTCGCAAGACCATCGAGCCGAAGCTGGAAGCGCGCGACAGCTGGATCGACACCTGTCAGACCATCGCCGACATGACGCTGTTCCCGAAAGCCCAATCCTGGATCTTCGGGGCAAACATACCGGGCAAGAAGAATGCGGTGCGCTTCTATCTGGCAGGGCTCGGCGCCTACCGGACCGAGCTTCAGAAAGTCGTGGACGCCGACTACGCCACGCTCGACTTCGATCACTGA
- a CDS encoding alpha/beta hydrolase → MISKEADVLRALYQSWTDQMVANPNLTILNLRSMFDEWGQPALEPEDVSYKSDVVGGVDALWALPAGADKTRVIQYTHGGGFAVGSAESHRKIAGHLAKALGVTAVILHYRRAPEHPYPAQIEDAVSAYKALLAKGYEARNILTAGDSAGGNLAVSSVLKFRDLGLPLPGAVIAYSPWLDMALRGDTLKTNAATDALVSRAVLEGMAGMFLGGKTDPLDKLANPLENDFAGFPPIYIACGSAETLRSDSESLFSKVKAAGVKAQLSVVPGMQHVFLALSGRAPEANAELANIAAWYKALRP, encoded by the coding sequence ATGATTAGCAAGGAAGCCGACGTTCTGCGCGCGCTTTATCAGAGTTGGACCGACCAGATGGTCGCGAATCCGAACCTGACGATCCTGAACCTACGCAGCATGTTCGATGAATGGGGCCAGCCTGCGCTGGAGCCCGAGGATGTCAGCTACAAGAGCGATGTTGTCGGCGGCGTCGATGCGCTCTGGGCCCTGCCTGCGGGTGCGGACAAGACTCGCGTCATCCAGTACACCCATGGCGGCGGCTTTGCCGTCGGCTCGGCGGAAAGCCACCGCAAGATCGCCGGGCACCTGGCCAAGGCGCTTGGTGTCACGGCGGTGATCTTGCATTATCGCCGTGCGCCCGAGCATCCCTACCCGGCGCAGATCGAGGATGCCGTTTCGGCCTACAAGGCCCTGCTCGCCAAGGGATACGAGGCCCGCAACATCCTGACGGCAGGTGACAGTGCGGGCGGCAATCTCGCGGTCTCGAGCGTGCTGAAGTTCCGCGACCTCGGTCTGCCGCTGCCGGGCGCGGTTATCGCTTATTCGCCCTGGCTCGACATGGCGCTGCGCGGCGACACGTTGAAGACGAACGCGGCTACCGATGCGCTGGTCAGCCGTGCCGTCCTTGAAGGGATGGCCGGAATGTTCCTGGGTGGTAAGACCGACCCGCTGGACAAACTGGCGAACCCGCTGGAAAACGATTTCGCTGGCTTCCCGCCGATCTACATCGCATGCGGCAGCGCCGAAACGCTCAGGAGCGATTCGGAAAGCCTTTTCAGCAAGGTGAAGGCCGCCGGCGTGAAGGCGCAGCTTTCGGTCGTGCCCGGCATGCAGCACGTCTTTCTCGCCCTGTCCGGCCGCGCGCCGGAAGCCAACGCCGAACTGGCGAACATCGCCGCTTGGTACAAGGCGCTCCGACCCTGA
- a CDS encoding IclR family transcriptional regulator, whose amino-acid sequence MRPRKEPSPELEQDRNFVVALSRGLEILRAFGREGEALGNRDFAQRTGMSKSTISRLTYTLHKLGYLSHDADTARYRLAPPVLTLGYACLAGLPLRKLSKPLMQEIADYTGMPVAMVARDKMSMVYLERCKGTNALTLAIEVGAHVKMATSAAGRASVAAMATNGYPEILEELRDHEGENWTLVEPGIEAAIESYLKRGFCTSYGEWRSDVNAVAVPLLPRDGSPVMAFNCGGPSHSLTRDWIESDVAARMVSLVRRVSEFAS is encoded by the coding sequence ATGAGACCAAGGAAGGAGCCCAGTCCCGAGCTGGAGCAGGATCGCAATTTCGTCGTCGCCCTGTCGCGCGGGCTGGAGATTCTGCGCGCCTTTGGCCGCGAGGGCGAGGCGCTAGGCAACCGGGACTTTGCCCAGCGCACCGGGATGTCCAAGTCCACCATCTCGCGGCTGACCTACACATTGCACAAACTGGGCTATCTCAGCCATGACGCGGATACGGCCCGTTACAGACTAGCCCCGCCGGTCCTGACGCTTGGCTATGCCTGCCTTGCCGGACTTCCCCTTCGGAAGTTGTCCAAACCGCTGATGCAGGAAATCGCCGATTACACCGGGATGCCAGTGGCGATGGTCGCCCGTGACAAGATGTCGATGGTGTATCTTGAGCGATGCAAGGGCACTAATGCATTGACCCTAGCCATCGAGGTTGGCGCCCATGTCAAGATGGCGACCAGCGCCGCGGGTCGCGCCAGCGTTGCCGCCATGGCGACGAATGGGTACCCCGAAATTCTCGAGGAGCTCCGCGACCACGAGGGCGAGAACTGGACGCTGGTCGAGCCGGGAATCGAAGCAGCGATCGAAAGCTACCTAAAGCGCGGTTTTTGCACCTCATACGGAGAGTGGCGCAGCGACGTGAATGCTGTCGCGGTGCCGCTTCTACCGCGCGATGGTTCGCCAGTCATGGCCTTCAACTGCGGCGGCCCTTCGCATTCTCTCACGCGCGACTGGATCGAGAGTGACGTAGCGGCACGCATGGTTTCGCTCGTCCGGCGCGTGTCGGAGTTCGCCTCATGA
- a CDS encoding AraC family transcriptional regulator, giving the protein MMTRLAAGSVTRDSVSGLVHPDAPMPLAPGAGGVGRLAECQTGHSPPGPSYDPRRGLNGRQDGTKHLVPPDRIPEWIPGVQTLDSSYQDWSGITLKGYDYDRQSAAIPPMRDYMIVGYGGSPTSMHRTAGRAREEGEVGPGRVSLLTRAEQSTWAWRDPIQVRHIYLGHEEIETAAQGVFDRDPLSIEISDCVSTEDPLIVNCFDILGAELKCGEFGQRLMVDAVRSLLAVHLLRHYARIQLPDEQNAGLTAVQRNRIVDLINSRLDENISLDELARIAGTSPFQFSRRFKVDFGIAPYRYVIRARVAKAQEMLRRRKVPHKVIAFECGFSDQSHFCRTFRRITGVSPSEYQSKA; this is encoded by the coding sequence ATGATGACCCGCCTTGCAGCCGGTTCGGTAACGCGCGACAGCGTCTCGGGGCTCGTGCATCCCGACGCTCCGATGCCGCTTGCTCCCGGTGCGGGGGGCGTCGGACGGCTCGCCGAATGTCAAACGGGACATTCCCCGCCGGGCCCGAGCTACGATCCCCGCAGAGGCCTGAACGGACGGCAGGACGGGACTAAACACCTAGTGCCGCCGGATAGGATTCCCGAGTGGATTCCGGGCGTGCAGACCTTGGATTCTTCGTACCAGGACTGGAGCGGCATCACCCTGAAGGGTTATGACTACGACCGCCAGTCGGCAGCAATCCCGCCCATGCGTGATTACATGATTGTCGGCTACGGGGGCAGCCCGACCTCAATGCATCGAACCGCCGGCAGAGCACGTGAAGAAGGGGAAGTCGGCCCCGGTCGGGTATCCCTACTGACCCGAGCGGAACAATCCACTTGGGCTTGGCGCGATCCGATCCAGGTCCGGCACATATATCTTGGTCACGAGGAAATCGAGACCGCAGCGCAGGGCGTGTTCGATCGCGATCCGCTCTCTATCGAGATCTCTGACTGCGTGTCGACCGAAGATCCCCTGATCGTGAACTGTTTCGACATACTTGGAGCCGAACTGAAATGTGGCGAGTTCGGCCAGCGGCTGATGGTGGACGCCGTGCGCAGCCTGCTGGCTGTGCACCTTCTGCGCCACTACGCCAGGATTCAGCTGCCCGACGAGCAGAATGCCGGGCTTACAGCTGTGCAAAGGAACCGGATCGTCGACCTGATCAATTCGCGACTGGACGAGAATATCAGCCTCGACGAACTCGCCCGCATTGCGGGCACGAGCCCCTTCCAGTTCTCGCGCAGGTTCAAGGTCGATTTCGGGATAGCCCCCTATAGATATGTCATCCGCGCGCGAGTAGCCAAGGCACAGGAAATGCTGCGCCGTCGTAAGGTCCCACACAAGGTCATCGCTTTCGAGTGCGGCTTTTCGGATCAAAGCCATTTCTGCCGCACATTTCGGAGGATAACCGGCGTGTCGCCGAGTGAATACCAGAGCAAAGCCTGA